The uncultured Eubacteriales bacterium region CGCAAATGGCATCAGTGTAGATATTTCCGTAACCGCCTCCGGTGCGACCGGCTTTGCCCTTACCTTGGAGCGCAAAGCCCTAAATCGTCTGTTGGAGGCTGACGTGAAATCCTTCANNNNNNNNNNNNNNNNNNNNNNNNNNNNNNNNNNNNNNNNNNNNNNNNNNNNNNNNNNNNNNNNNNNNNNNNNNNNNNNNNNNNNNNNNNNNNNNNNNNNNNNNNNNNNNNNNNNNNNNNNNNNNNNNNNNNNNNNNNNNNNNNNNNNNNNNNNNNNNNNNNNNNNNNNNNNNNNNNNNNNNNNNNNNNNNNNNNNNNNNNNNNNNNNNNNNNNNNNNNNNNNNNNNNNNNNNNNNNNNNNNNNNNNNNNNNNNNNNNNNNNNNNNNNNNNNNNNNNNNNNNNNNNNNNNNNNNNNNNNNNNNNNNNNNNNNNNNNNNNNNNNNNNNNNNNNNNNNNNNNNNNNNNNNNNNNNNNNNNNNNNNNNNNNNNNNNNNNNNNNNNNNNNNNNNNNNNNNNNNNNNNNNNNNNNNNNNNNNNNNNNNNNNNNNNNNNNNNNNNNNNNNNNNNNNNNNNNNNNNNNNNNNNNNNNNNNNNNNNNNNNNNNNNNNNNNNNNNNNNNNNNNNNNNNNNNNNNNNNNNNNNNNNNNNNNNNNNNNNNNNNNNNNNNNNNNNNNNNNNNNNNNNNNNNNNNNNNNNNNNNNNNNNNNNNNNNNNNNNNNNNNNNNNNNNNNNNNNNNNNNNNNNNNNNNNNNNNNNNNNNNNNNNNNNNNNNNNNNNNNNNNNNNNNNNNNNNNNNNNNNNNNNNNNNNNNNNNNNNNNNNNNNNNNNNNNNNNNNNNNNNNNNNNNNNNNNNNNNNNNNNNNNNNNNNNNNNNNNNNNNNNNNNNNNNNNNNNNNNNNNNNNNNNNNNNNNNNNNNNNNNNNNACCGGCTGGGTTAAGGATGGAAACGATTGGCGTTTCTATTCTGGCAATATCATGCTGGTAGGCTTTTGGAACCTTGGCGCAAACGGAGAAAGCGAGACATACTATTTCACCGCAGACGGTAGCATGGTATTTGGTAAGTGGCTCCAGATTGACAGAAAGTGGTATTATTTCTATGACGACGGCAAGCTTGCCAAGAGTACGAAAATCGACGGATATGAGGTCGATGAAAACGGCGTGAGAAAAACGAAATAAGCTATTCACGCAAAAGGCGCACAGGTTGATATTTCAGCCTGTGCGCCTTTTGCAATTCCAGTATTATTCAAAATTAAATCTGCGATACAGAGCATGGGCAATGTCACTAAAACAGGCTTCCAGTCCATTTGTACGAAGATAGTCCATATAATCCGGAAGAGCTTTTGAAAATTTCATATAGCAATATCGCTCTAAAAGCCAATCCATAAACCTCATGGGTGTGTGATTTAACACCAAAAGCAACTGTTCAATGTGAAGATATTTATATGCTTTTCCGTGCGGTGTATCTTCAAAAAACGCCTTATGTACGGAACCAACGATGTTAAATCGTTCCTGATAGCGGTCAACAGTTTTCTCTAAGACCCTAACCTCCGTGTGGAGTGTCTGCAATTCACGATCTCGGATAATTTTCTTACAATATTGGCAGAAATCGGCCCTTGACCGAAACGGTGGCTCTCCGTTTTCTTTCAGGAATCTGCCTGCTTTCATCTTATCAAAAATAATTTCATGATATTCTGAGATAATCAAATTCTCCATGTACTCACCAGCCTTTCCGACCTTATAGCTTTGATTATAGCAAACGGTATGTCTGTATTGCAATAATGTGGGAAAGTGCCCTGCTAAAATTAGGCAGGGCACTTTGGTTCAGCCACAAATCAAGTCATGAAGCACACACTCGTCTGCGAGTTCCTGTGCCAATTCTGATAAACGGATGCGTTCCATTGTATCTTCCTCCGGCATAGGGTGCAATTTCAGGTAATCGGCTCGAATACGTTCTGCCATCTCAAAGGCAATCTTGTCAACCGTTGCACAGTGCACTGCCAGCTTGCCAGTCAAAAGCGGTTCCCTGTACATTCCCGGCTTTTGTTCATGAAGGTAATTCAGACGAAGCCGACCATACTTACCCAAGTTGTCAAGCATGATTTTTACGTCAATTTCGATGTTGGGATACAATAACCTATCAATCTCTGTGTATTCAAATTCAAACTTTGCCATAAAGCAAATCCTCCAATAAAGATTATTTACAATTCATCGGTAATCGTTCGGCTGTATGCTAAACAACTATGATTTTCGTAAACATCCTTATTGGAGGATTACATTAGGTGCGGCGGCTTTTTTATCATTTTACAGATTTTACGAACCCTGGCCTGCGCCGCCGTCTCCCTTGGGCTTGCGGCCCCAGCTACGGTGGCGGCGGCGGGGGGCGGACTTCTTCTCAGCTTTTTCGTCTCCCTCGCTCTGTGGGGGGCGGGGGGCCTGCTTGGGTTTCTCCTGCTGCTTTGGCCTGTTTTCCTGCCTTGGCTTTGGCCCGTCGGCCTTGGGTTTCTCCTGCTTGGGCTGGTTCCCCCGGTTCTCCCGACGCTCCCTTGGTTTGTCCTCCCGGACATCGCTGCTGCCCATGCCCATGCCTGTAAGGGCAGAGCCGATGCCGTTCTGGAGCTTAACGCTTGGGTCCTCCGGGGGCGGGGTGACTTTGTGGAGCTTGGACAGCTCCTCCAAGGGCGGGGCCACGTAGTTCTCCGGCCGCTTACCCTTGCCGTTGCGCACAACCCGGATCTCACTGTTGTGGAAGGCGCGGGGTGCGTCGGGAGCGGAATCCAGCCGGACCTTCACGGTCTCACGCAGCAGGTTCACCTGGCTTACGTTGCCCACCCCCTCCGGAGTCTCCACAAAGGACTCAGCTTTGGGCATCCGTTTCACCGCATCCTCGTAGGCGTCTTGCTCATACTTGAGACAACACATCAGCCGCCCGCAGGTGCCCGATATCTTCACTGGGTTGAGGGAGAGGGACTGGGTCTTCGCCATCTTGATGGAGACGGGCTGAAAGTCCTCCAGGAAGGTGGAGCAGCAGAAGGGCTTGCCGCAGATACCCAGGCCCCCCAGCATCTTCGCCTCGTCCCGGACGCCGATCTGCCGCAGCTCGATCCGGCTGTGGAACATGGAGGCTAGATCCTTCACCAGGCTCCTGAAGTCCACGCGGCCCTCGCTGGTGAAGAAAAAGAGAATCTTGTTCCCGTCGAAGTTGTACTCCACGTCCACCAGTTTCATCTCAAGCTTGTGCTCGGAGATCTTCTCCTGGCAGGCCTTAAAGGCAGCCTGGGCACGCTCCCGATTGCGATCCACGGTCTCCAGGTCCTTTTCCGTGGCAATACGCAGGACAGGACGCAGGGGCTGTACCACCGCGTTATCCTCAACCATGGTGTTGCCCTGGGTACACTCGGCGTACTCCACGCCCCGGGAGGTCTCCAAAATGACTCCCTGGCCCTCTGCGACCTGAAGGTCGCCCGGGTCGAAATAATATTGCTTGCCCCCGCTTTTAAAGCGGGCGCCGATGATCTCGGTCATAAAAACCTCCATTGAGACGTTGAATGAATGGTCATGTGAAATCGCTTGTACCCCGCTAGCCGCTCAGAGCCGCGCAGAGCCACCCGGCCAGATGCCCGGTTCCGGCGTTATAGCCGCAGGCGGCGCGGAGCTTTTCCAGGGTTTCGGCTGCGGCAAGGAGCGCACGGGGAGTCAGCTTGTCCGCGGCCATCCGCGCGGTTTCCAGGCGCTCCGGATCACTTTCCCCGGGGTTCCCCTGGTTAGAGCAGACCAGCGCGTGCCGTAAGAGCAAGATGGTTTCCCCAAGCAGAGCCTCCAGATCCTCCCGCTCCCACTTTTCCAGGGAGACGGAGAACTCCAGGAGGGCCAGCTCGTCCCCCTTGGACAGGAGCCGCAGGAGCTTAACCGCCCCATCCCGGACTGGCCCCGTCCCGCCGGAGCCCTCCAGCTCGGCTACCGCCCGGCCTAGTACCCCCTCGCACCGGGCGGCCAGTTCAGCGATTGCCCGGGGAGCCTGCTCCGGGTATCGGGCGCGGAGATACCCCTCCGCCTCCGAGTCGGTGACAGGAGAGAGGGTCAGACCCTCGCACCGGGAGCGCACGGTGGCCAGCAGGGCGGCGGAGTTGTCGGTGAGGAGGAGGAACGCGGCGTAGGCCGGCCCTTCTTCCAGTAGTTTAAGCATGGCGTTTTGTGCGCTGGGGTTCATCGTCTGGGCGTTTTCCAGCAGATAGACCTTGCGTGACGCCTCGTTGGGACGGATGTATGCATCGGACCGCAGGGCCCGGACCTGAGCCACGTTGATGTCCTTCCCGTCGCCGCCAATGCGAATCACATCGGGGTGGATGTCCCGCAGCGCCTTGCGGCAATGGGGGCAGGTTTCGCAGGGCTTATCGCCGGCCCCCTCACAGACTAAGGCAGCCGCCAGCAGCCGGGCAAGGGTGTGCTTGCCCGTCCCGGCGGGTCCGGCGAGGATGTACGCGTGAGAGAGGCCGCGCCCCGCGCTCTCAGCCGAGAGCTGCCGCTTGAGGGGCATGTTGCCCGCCAATTGGGATAAATTCATCAGACGTGCTCGAACCGCTCGATGTCCACAACGAAGATAGTTGCCCCGCCCACAACGACCTCCACGGGCATACTGGGGTAGTACCCGTAGCTCATCTCAGTGGTGGTGGGTATCATCTGCTTGCGGGAATGGGACTCTTCCTTGATGATATCTATGACGCTCTGGACCTTTTCCTCGTCCACACCCACCAAAATGGTGGCGTTCCCCGCCATGAGGAAACCGCCGGTGGTAGCCAGCTTGGTGGAGGAGAACCCCTTTTTGGTAAGGGCTTGGCTGACGGCGGAGGCGTCGTCGTGGTTGATAATGGCAAGGATCAATTTCATTTCGAATCCCTCCTTAGGACGTTTGCGCCCCATAACACACTCACAGGGCGACAACTTGTACCTCTTGCTCCATATTATAACCTATCCCGGCCAAATATGCGAGATGTTTTTTCCCGATACGCTCCCCCGGGGCTACCACCGGGATGCCGGGTGGATATGGGGCAATCTGACAGGCGGCGACTCGCCCTTCGGCATCCCGGAGGGGAACCGTCTCCACGGCTGAAAAACGGGCCTCCCTGGGGGACAGCACGAGTTCCGGCTCCGGGGAATAGGGTGCGCCCTCGCAGAGCATGATAGGGGCATCAGGCAGGTCCGCCCCTATCTCCCTCAACGTCCGCTCCAGCCGCTCAAAATCCCGCTCTCCGTCTGCGCAGGTGAAGATGAACACCACGTGTGCGCTGTCTGCCATCTCGGGGTAGATGCCCCGGGCCTCCAGCTTCTCCTGGAGAGCATAACCGTTCCCGGTCTTAAGCACAAACCGAGGTCCGTCCAAGGGAGCGTCCGCGTCTGAGAGGGAGGGGAAAGCTCTCCGCAGCCGCGCGACCTGAGCGCACACCGCCCGGTAGCCCGCCTGCCCCTCATCCTCCATCCAGGCCCTCGCCCCGTCCAGAGAGGCCATCAGCAAGTAAGACGGGCTGGAGCTGCCGTAGAGGCTCCCTGCCCGCCGCAGATCGGCATGGGAAAACCCTGCACCCGCGAAGAGGAGCGCCCCCTGGCCCAGGGCGGGCAGAGTCTTGTGAGCGGAGGCCACCACCAGATCGGCGGCGGCATACCCCCCCTTTCCCAGGAAAGGCAGGTGCGCTCCATGGGCCGCGTCCACTACGAGTTTTCCACCATGTGCGTGTACGACGGCAGCCAGGGCAGGAATATCTGATAGCACACCGTAATATGTCGGAGAAGTAATACATACGGTTTTAACGTCGGGGTGATTTTCCAAGATATTTTCCACAGTCTGTGAATCCACTGGGCCAAAAACCCCGGCCCCCATCAACCAGAGCCGGTCAAAGTAGATGGGGGAGAGGTCCAGCAGGGCCAGCGCGTTATAGGCCGAGCGGTGGCTCCCCCGGTCCAGAAGGACGGGGGCATTTGTCCCAGCGGCTAAGGTCAGTGCAGCCAGCATTCCCTGGGTGCTCCCGCCGGTGAGAAAGAGGCACTCATCCATCCCAACGGCTTTCGCCCATAGCGACTCGGCCTCCCGGATGGGCCCCTCGCCGGAGAAGAGGTCTCCGGTGGGGGGCAGCTCGGTAAAGTCCAGTACTGCGGCGGGGGAGAGATCGGGCAGTGGCAGCACCCGCCCCTTGTGTCCCGGCATGTGGAGCCGCAGGGTGTTTTTCCCCGCAAATTCTTTCAGTGCGTCATAGAGCGGCGTCGGACCCATGCGCCTCACCCCCTAAAAAGTTGCATATATTATAGCAGAAACCTATACTTTCAACAAGGCCCCCAGCTCGTAGGCGCGCCCCGGAGGGAGAAACATTTAAACCAAAAAACTAAGGGGCCGCCCACCTGGGCGGCCCCTTAAATATCTTCTTACCCCTCGTCCTCGCTCCTAGTGCACTTAATGCTCAGCTCGTCCAGCTGCTTGTCGGTGACGACGCCGGGGGCGCCCATCATCAGGTCCTGGGCGTTCTTGTTCATGGGGAAGGGGATGATCTCCCGGATGGAGTCCTCTCCGGCCAGCAGCATGACCATGCGGTCCACGCCTGGAGCGATGCCCGCGTGGGGGGGCGCGCCATAGGTAAAGGCGTTATACATGGCGGGGAACTTGCTCTTCACGTCCTCCTCGCCCAGCCGCACAAGCTGGAAGGCCTCCAGCATGATCTCTGGGTCGTGGTTTCGCACCGCGCCGGAGGAGAGCTCTACGCCGTTGCACACCAGGTCATACTGGTAGGCCGTGATGCTTAAGGGGTCCACCGCTCCGGCGGCGGCCTGCTTTAAAATCTCAAGCCCGCCATTGGGCATGGAGAACGGGTTATGGCAGAACTCCAGCTCGCCGGATTCCTCCCCAATCTCGTACATGGGGAAGGCCACGATCCAGCAGAACTCGTATCGCTCGCGGTCCATGTGCCCGGGGCAGAGGGCGGCGGCCTGCTTGATGAAGACGCCCGCCGTCTTCTGGGCAGAGAGGAGCTTGCCCGTTGACAGTCCCACCAGCGTGTTGGGGACGAGGCCGAGGGCGGAGACCACCGCCTCCTTGCTATCCTGGAGAAACTTACTCACGCCGCCCACCAGCTCGCCGTTCTCGTCCAGGCGGAACCAGTAGACCTTCTGCCCGGCCTGGACCTCGACGTCGGCGCACAGCTGGTCGATTTGCTTGCGGGTGAGGGTACAGCCCGAGACTGGAATGGCTTTCACTGTATTCCCGGCAAAGGGGTCGAACCCGCAGTCGGCCAGGAGTACGGTGGCATCCTTCACCGTCAGGTCGATGCGCAGGTCGGGCTTGTCGGAGCCGTAAGTTTCCATAGCGTCCAAATAACTTACCCGCTGGAACGGCGCGCTGGAGGCCACAGAGTACTTGCCATACTGGGCAAAAACCGGGGGCAGAACATCCTCAAGCACGGCGAATACGTCCTCCTGCGATGCGAAAGCCATCTCCATGTCGAGCTGATAGAACTCGCCGGGGGAGCGGTCCCCCCGGGCGTCCTCGTCCCGGAAACAGGGCGCGATCTGGAAGTATCTGTCGAAGCCGGAGGCCATGAGGAGCTGCTTAAACTGCTGGGGAGCCTGGGGCAGGGCGTAGAACTTGCCGGGGTGCTTGCGTGAGGGCACCAGGTAGTCCCGCGCCCCCTCGGGGGAGGAGGCGGTGAGGATGGGGGTGGTGATTTCCAGGAATCCGTGGGCTGTCATGGCCTGACGCAGGGCGGAGACCACGTTGCACCGCAATATGATGTTATTCTTCACCTCGGGGTTACGGAGGTCCAGATAGCGGTACTTAAGACGCTGGCTCTCATCGGCCTCCCGGCTGCGGTTGATGGGGAAGGGGAGCTCGTTGTGGCGGCAGCGGCCCAGCACCTCGATTTTGCTGGGGACCACCTCGATGTCACCGGTGGGCAGCTTGGGGTTTTTGCTGTCCCGCTCCCGGACGGTCCCCTCCACGCTCAGGGTGGACTCCTTATTGAGGGCTTTTACCAGGGCCACCATCTCCTCGGTCTCCAGCACGACCTGTGTGGTGCCATAAAAGTCCCTCAGGACCAAGAACGCCAAGTTTGCCCCAACCTCCCGGAGGTTTTCCATAAATCCCACCAGCGTGACGGTTTGACCCACGTCGGCAAGCCGCAGGCAGTTGCAGGAGTGTGTTCGGAAAGAAGATCGGATATTACCCATAAAAGCATCTCCAATTTGTAATATATAAATAAATAATTATTTCCTGTAATCAACTTGAAGGTTAGATCGCCTTCTCGGTGAAAGCCGATATGCCAGATGCAGCGTTGTTCTCCTATAGACCGTGGCTCTGCCTGATCTCGGCAAGCAAGCTCTCATAGAAGGCTCTGGCGATGGGGGCACGCAGTGTGGCAATCTCGCGGGCACGGGCGGTGTACATGGCATCCCCGATGTGCTCCAGCTTGTGCCTGTACTCTTGTAGGAAGGTATTCGGGCCCTCCTCGTCGCCGTCCAGGACTAAGCCATCCGGCCCTCTGGAGTAAAGGCCCATATTTTCATGCCCTCCGTAGTACAGAGTGCGTGCGATGCCAATGGCCCCGGTTACGTCTAGCTTATCCGCATCGAAGAGAATTTTCGCCTCGATGGTGACGGGGCGGCGGTCGGCCCGGTAGCGGTGAGTCAGTATGCAGTCCCGCACCCAGGCGGCGCGCCCTTCGCTCCAGCCCAGACTCATCAGGAAGGCATAGGCCTTTTCACTCCCCGCTTCCGCATGGCAAACTGCGGGGTTCTTAAACTGCTCCTCCCGCCCTATGTCATGGAGGAGGCAGGCGGCGGTGAGAATGTCCATGTCCACGCCCCCGCCTTCGTGCTCCGCTATGTCGACGGCGAGGCCCAGCACCCGGTAAATATGCTGGGCGTCATGCGCGCTGTCCTTCATGCAAGAGAGCATATAGCCCTCTATCTCGCTAAAATCATCCATCTTCAGCGTTCCAATAGGCCGTACTTGGCAGAGAGGCCCTCGGTATCCCGAATGGGGGGCACCTCAAGCTCGTTTCGCACCTGATTGCGCAGGTAAGCCACAGCCTCCTCCACTGGAAGAGTAATCTGCTTGTAACAGCCGTCAGCTCCCAGCTCCCGCTGCTCCGCCTCAGTGAAGTCGTTGGCCATGAGGAGGTTCTTGACTGTGACCGTCCCTTGGGCGAGCTCGTCCTCCCCCAGGAACGCGGCGAAGGGGATATGCAGCTTGTCGGCATAGGAGATCTTCTGCTTGAACTTTTTTTTCTCACAGTAGAGCTGGGCACGTACCCCGGCGCTCCGCAAAGCGGTGGCGAAGGAGATGGCGTGGGACAGATCATCGGTCATGGGCAAAATAAGCACGTCGGCGGGGGCGGCGTTGATGTCGGAACTTAACATCCCCTGCTCCTGCAAAATAAAGAAGAGACGGGTTAAACCGATGGAAATACCCACTCCTGGCAGTTGTTTTTCTGTATAATATTCCGCTAAGTTATCATATCTGCCGCCCGAGCAGATGGAGCCCACCTCCGGGTGGTCCAGCATGACGGTCTCGTACACCGTGCCGGTGTAGTAGTCAAGACCCCGGGCGATGGTGAGGTCGATTTCAAAGTGGCTCTCAGGCACTCCGAAGGCGGACATGTACCGGGCCACGGTTCCCAGCTCCTCCAGTCCCAGGTCCAAAAGCTCGTTTTTCCCCTTAAATTCTTCCAGAGCTGCCAATGCGTCTGTCGATTGGAGCAAGGAGATGAGCTTTACAGCGGTTTCCTGGGGAACATCGAAATCCTCGGTCAGGATGGTGACCACCTTCTCGGGGCCGATCTTCTCCAGCTTGTCGATGGTGCGCATCACGTCCCCAGCGCGCTCACTCAGGCCCAGCAGGGCAAAGAGGCCGTTTAATACCTTGCGGTTATTTACCCGGAGCTTAAAGCGGCGCAGGCCCAGGGCGGTAAAGCTGCGGTAGATGATGGCGGGGATCTCAGCCTCATTCATGATGTCCAGCGCCCCGTCGCCAATCACGTCGATGTCGGCCTGATAGAACTCCCGGAACCGCCCCCGCTGGGCCCGCTCTCCCCGGTAGACCTTGCCGATCTGGAACCGGCGGAAGGGGAAGGCCAGCTCGTTGTAGTGCAGGGCCACGTATTTGGCGAGAGGGACCGTCAAATCAAACCGAAGGGACAGATCGCTGTCCCCCTTAGTAAAACGGTAAATTTGCTTTTCGGTTTCCCCGCCACCCTTGGCGAGGAGCACTTCGCTTGACTCGATGAGGGGTGTGTCGAGCCCTGTAAACCCGTAAAGCGCGTAGCTCTCCCGTAGGAGGGCCACCATCCGGTCGAACAGCACCTGTTCCCTGGGAAGCAGCTCCATAAAGCCCGAAAGCGTGCGGGGTTTTTGTATTGCCATAATGATTTCTCCTTTTTGTAAAAGGTTTGAAGGTTAAATCGTAAGGTGTGGCATTCTTGACGTGTTGCCTTTGATTTTTCCCCATTCTTTAAAAACAACAAATGGGTCCCGCCGGAGGCGCGTCCCCCGGAGAAAAAGACGGAGGGAATCGAATTCCCCAAAAAAAGACGCTCCCGTCCCATCAATGGGACGAAAGCGCCCTGCTCTCGTGGTGCCACCCATGTTCAGCGGCGTAATAAACGCCGCCCTCCATGCTCCTGTTGCGGGGAGCGGCCGCGGATGTCTCCATCCCCGCTGCTGAGGCCGTCTTCCCCCGTTCCTTGCCGTAGGCCCCTCTCAGCCCAAAGGAGGCCTTCTCTGTCCGGTGGTGTACGGGCTACTCATGCCCCGTCGTCGCGGTGTTATTTGTTGATACTAGCCCAAAAGGGTAGAAAAGTCAAGCCCTATACCGTAAAGGGCGTGGTTTTCGGATTTAATATCTCTCTCCAGTCGAGGTCGCCCCGGGCCAAGCCGTGGATGAGCATCTCGGCGGTGCCCACGTTGGTGGCGTAGGGAATGTTGTACTGGTCACACAGGCGAGTGATATAGGTGAGGTCTGGATCCACCTCGCTGGACTGGGGGTCGCAGAAAAAGAGGACCATATCAATCTCGTTATAGGCGATGCGCGCGCCGATCTGCTGACTGCCGCCGTGGGCGCAGGAGAGGAAAAGGTGCACCGGTAGCCCGGTGGCCTCCGCAACCAGCTTGCCCGTACTGCTGGTTGCGCAGACAGTGTGTTTGGAGAGGATGCCACAGTAGGCGATGCAGAACTGGGTCATCAGCTCCTTCTTGCGGTCGTGAGCCATAAGTGCGATATTCATTCGGGCCTCAATCCTTTCTGGCGCCCGCCGGTTCCCTCCAGCGGAGCGTGGGTTCATATTAGTTTTTTGTTCAGCGCAGGTTCATCAGCGGGACCTTTTGGCCCAGGAGCCTTCGCGCGATGTTGAGGTAGGCGACGGCGGCGCCCTTACGGCTCGCCAGAATTAAAGGCGTACCCGCGTTGGCAGCCAGGATGACCTGCTCATCCTCGGGCACCACGCCCAGAAGGGGCAGGCCCGCGGCGTCCATCGCGTCATCGATGGTGGTGTGCAGCCGCTTGAGGAGCTTTGGTTTCACCTTGTTCACCACCAGGTGGATGCGAGGCAGCTCCTTTGAAAGCTGGGCCACTACCCGCTGGGCGTCCCGCAGGGCGGAGGCGTCGGTATTGGAGACTACGATGGCCCGGTCCGCGCCACAGACCGCCAGCCGGAATCCTTCACCCAGGCCGGCGGGGGAGTCCATCAGGATATAGTCGTACTGCTCCTTTGCCTCCTTGAGAAAATGCGCCATCCGCTCCTCGGTCACGCCGGGGGGGAGGGACAGGGGCGCGGTGAGAAGGCTCAGATTCTCGATGACCGGGTGCCGGGCAGCGGCCCGCTGCAGGGAGCAGCGCCCCTCCAGAACGTCGGTAAAGTCCATCAGTGCTCGGTCGGTCATACCCAGGGAAATATCCAGGTTCCGGAGCCCAATGTCCATGTCGATGCAAAGAACCCGGTTTCCCAGCGCGGCCAGACAGGAGGAGACGCCCCCGGTCAGGGAGGTCTTTCCGGTGCCCCCCTTACCTGATGTGACCACAATGGCGCAGCTCATAGCGTCCCTCCCAGAAGATACGAAGTCATTCTATCATAAAATAGACAAGATTTCAACGATTTTTTGTGCAAACTATCCTGAAATTTCAAAGAGGTGCCTTCTGGATTTTGGCCCATCGCCGGGGGTACCCCTTCGGGGTGGGGGCGACCTTTTCGATGACCACCACCCGGTGAATAATATCGGTGCCGGGAATGGCATAGTCGTAAGGCAAAAGCACTTTACCCCCAAGCAACTGAATTCCGGTCATCGCAGTTGAGAGCTCTTCATCGCTGC contains the following coding sequences:
- the minD gene encoding Septum site-determining protein MinD, coding for MSCAIVVTSGKGGTGKTSLTGGVSSCLAALGNRVLCIDMDIGLRNLDISLGMTDRALMDFTDVLEGRCSLQRAAARHPVIENLSLLTAPLSLPPGVTEERMAHFLKEAKEQYDYILMDSPAGLGEGFRLAVCGADRAIVVSNTDASALRDAQRVVAQLSKELPRIHLVVNKVKPKLLKRLHTTIDDAMDAAGLPLLGVVPEDEQVILAANAGTPLILASRKGAAVAYLNIARRLLGQKVPLMNLR
- the mgsA gene encoding Methylglyoxal synthase; translation: MNIALMAHDRKKELMTQFCIAYCGILSKHTVCATSSTGKLVAEATGLPVHLFLSCAHGGSQQIGARIAYNEIDMVLFFCDPQSSEVDPDLTYITRLCDQYNIPYATNVGTAEMLIHGLARGDLDWREILNPKTTPFTV
- the hisS gene encoding Histidine--tRNA ligase is translated as MAIQKPRTLSGFMELLPREQVLFDRMVALLRESYALYGFTGLDTPLIESSEVLLAKGGGETEKQIYRFTKGDSDLSLRFDLTVPLAKYVALHYNELAFPFRRFQIGKVYRGERAQRGRFREFYQADIDVIGDGALDIMNEAEIPAIIYRSFTALGLRRFKLRVNNRKVLNGLFALLGLSERAGDVMRTIDKLEKIGPEKVVTILTEDFDVPQETAVKLISLLQSTDALAALEEFKGKNELLDLGLEELGTVARYMSAFGVPESHFEIDLTIARGLDYYTGTVYETVMLDHPEVGSICSGGRYDNLAEYYTEKQLPGVGISIGLTRLFFILQEQGMLSSDINAAPADVLILPMTDDLSHAISFATALRSAGVRAQLYCEKKKFKQKISYADKLHIPFAAFLGEDELAQGTVTVKNLLMANDFTEAEQRELGADGCYKQITLPVEEAVAYLRNQVRNELEVPPIRDTEGLSAKYGLLER